A single genomic interval of Musa acuminata AAA Group cultivar baxijiao chromosome BXJ3-4, Cavendish_Baxijiao_AAA, whole genome shotgun sequence harbors:
- the LOC103983262 gene encoding heavy metal-associated isoprenylated plant protein 41-like isoform X1 gives MPGRRRDRPGEGRRKIEPGKEGKKEAKNGWWIGISWDEDTAIWLSLLDPLATHMQKIVIKINVICDRCRNKALKLASSVRGVESVAIQGRNRNRVVVTGEGVDSVCLTSILRQKMGYAEIIGISRASIDEVQECEVPGHQEVPQCYNNYCGPPQMMSNGVCNTYSNGYNHYYPPHPHTIHDGWYASRPSFCTIM, from the exons ATGCCCGGGAGGAGGAGGGACCGGCCGGGAGAAGGAAGGAGAAAGATCGAACCAGgaaaggaaggaaagaaagagGCCAAGAACGGCTGGTGGATCGGGATTTCGTGGGACGAGGATACTGCGATTTGGTTATCATTGCTCGATCCACTGGCGACTCATATG CAGAAAATAGTGATCAAGATTAATGTGATATGTGACAGGTGCCGCAACAAGGCCCTGAAGTTAGCATCAAGTGTGAGag GTGTGGAATCTGTTGCAATACAAGGCAGGAACAGGAACCGTGTAGTAGTGACTGGAGAAGGGGTTGATTCTGTATGCTTAACAAGCATTTTAAGGCAGAAGATGGGCTATGCAGAGATCATTGGTATAAGCAGAGCGAGCATTGATGAGGTTCAGGAGTGTGAGGTGCCAGGCCATCAGGAAGTACCACAATGTTACAACAATTACTGTGGACCTCCGCAGATGATGTCTAATGGAGTTTGCAATACATATTCAAATGGTTACAACCATTATTATCCACCACACCCACATACCATCCATGATGGGTGGTATGCCTCTCGCCCAAGCTTTTGCACGATTATGTAA
- the LOC103983262 gene encoding heavy metal-associated isoprenylated plant protein 47-like isoform X2: MEQKIVIKINVICDRCRNKALKLASSVRGVESVAIQGRNRNRVVVTGEGVDSVCLTSILRQKMGYAEIIGISRASIDEVQECEVPGHQEVPQCYNNYCGPPQMMSNGVCNTYSNGYNHYYPPHPHTIHDGWYASRPSFCTIM; this comes from the exons ATGGAG CAGAAAATAGTGATCAAGATTAATGTGATATGTGACAGGTGCCGCAACAAGGCCCTGAAGTTAGCATCAAGTGTGAGag GTGTGGAATCTGTTGCAATACAAGGCAGGAACAGGAACCGTGTAGTAGTGACTGGAGAAGGGGTTGATTCTGTATGCTTAACAAGCATTTTAAGGCAGAAGATGGGCTATGCAGAGATCATTGGTATAAGCAGAGCGAGCATTGATGAGGTTCAGGAGTGTGAGGTGCCAGGCCATCAGGAAGTACCACAATGTTACAACAATTACTGTGGACCTCCGCAGATGATGTCTAATGGAGTTTGCAATACATATTCAAATGGTTACAACCATTATTATCCACCACACCCACATACCATCCATGATGGGTGGTATGCCTCTCGCCCAAGCTTTTGCACGATTATGTAA